From Agromyces sp. SYSU T00194, a single genomic window includes:
- a CDS encoding family 43 glycosylhydrolase, with the protein MSVGPGEATGGTRGAGRGGSASSASAAGPASAPGVFPGEPLSYHDPVTGGPTDPAVIRHEASGQWWMFTTQRRPCADEPGVAWVHGSRIAVAHSDDGVHWAYVGTLDGLDAPGDPAGPNTHWAPEVIFDGERYRMYLTVIAGVPDRWEGHPRRIREYRSDDLRHWTAVGDLALSSDRVIDAAVARCPDGRWRLWYKDEADDSTTWAAVSDDLGTWRVEGRAIGGRPHEGPNVFALGGSWWMLVDEWRGMGVYRSDDAVDWERQGGLDAVILAEPGPHPEDRTVGRHGDVVVDGDRALLYYFTHPWWDGGEVAAADAPAARLSTVHAATLTVVDGRLECTRGPVHPLIG; encoded by the coding sequence GTGAGCGTGGGGCCGGGCGAGGCGACGGGCGGGACGCGGGGCGCCGGGCGCGGCGGGAGCGCGTCGTCGGCGTCGGCGGCCGGTCCGGCATCCGCACCGGGCGTGTTCCCGGGCGAGCCGCTGTCGTACCACGACCCGGTCACGGGCGGCCCGACCGATCCGGCGGTGATCCGCCACGAGGCATCCGGCCAGTGGTGGATGTTCACCACCCAACGGCGCCCGTGCGCCGACGAGCCCGGCGTCGCCTGGGTGCACGGCAGCCGCATCGCGGTCGCGCACTCCGACGACGGGGTGCACTGGGCGTACGTCGGCACGCTCGACGGGCTCGACGCGCCGGGCGATCCGGCGGGCCCGAACACGCATTGGGCGCCCGAGGTGATCTTCGACGGAGAGCGCTATCGCATGTACCTCACGGTCATCGCGGGCGTGCCCGATCGGTGGGAGGGGCATCCGCGGCGCATCCGCGAGTACCGCAGCGACGACCTGCGGCACTGGACGGCGGTCGGCGACCTCGCGCTCTCGAGCGACCGGGTGATCGACGCCGCGGTCGCGCGGTGCCCCGACGGCCGCTGGCGGCTCTGGTACAAGGACGAGGCCGACGACTCGACCACGTGGGCGGCCGTCAGCGACGACCTCGGCACGTGGCGCGTCGAGGGCCGGGCGATCGGCGGTCGACCGCACGAGGGCCCGAATGTCTTCGCGCTCGGCGGCTCGTGGTGGATGCTCGTGGACGAGTGGCGCGGCATGGGCGTGTACCGGTCGGACGACGCGGTGGACTGGGAACGGCAGGGTGGACTCGACGCGGTGATCCTGGCCGAGCCCGGGCCGCACCCGGAGGACCGCACCGTCGGCCGGCACGGCGACGTCGTCGTCGACGGCGACCGCGCGCTGCTCTACTACTTCACGCATCCGTGGTGGGACGGCGGCGAGGTGGCGGCTGCGGATGCCCCTGCGGCGCGCCTCAGCACGGTGCACGCCGCGACGCTCACCGTGGTCGACGGGCGGCTGGAGTGCACCCGCGGCCCGGTGCATCCGCTCATCGGCTGA
- a CDS encoding ABC transporter substrate-binding protein — translation MFSIRKRRGVLAAAAMTAAAGLALTGCSSDDGAGEFDPNEEVTLDFAFWGNDVRADLYDQVLTAFEEEYPNITVNSTFLGFPEFWEKRQTEAAGGGLPDVMQFDYSYLRQYSENGLLLDLDPYLGDLIETEPLSDNILSIGVVGGTTYGIPTSTNAWGMYTNPVLLEQAGVDEFAGGSWADYNDWMAEVTDASGGAVYGGTDWTGRIQNFEVQLRSEGSYVFSDEGEPGFDEARLAEFWESGADIRDSGAVISQQELEEIYPVSGFDSAKTASELTWDNFGAGYLGNLGEDYTELGLIAPPVTVEGAQDLYLKPSMLHTIAANTEHPEASATLVNFLINSPQSGEIFGTNRGLPASTTALEAAQLDDLSQQIADYEASIADRLGDAPPVPIVGYGTLEEKFRQIGTELGFGTLTVDEAVSQFFAEMDVVLNQ, via the coding sequence ATGTTCAGCATTCGCAAGCGCCGCGGGGTGTTGGCCGCAGCGGCCATGACCGCCGCAGCCGGCCTCGCACTGACGGGCTGCTCCAGCGACGACGGCGCAGGGGAGTTCGACCCGAACGAGGAGGTCACCCTCGACTTCGCGTTCTGGGGCAACGACGTGCGCGCCGACCTCTACGACCAGGTCCTCACGGCGTTCGAGGAGGAGTACCCGAACATCACGGTGAACTCCACCTTCCTCGGCTTCCCCGAGTTCTGGGAGAAGCGCCAGACCGAGGCGGCCGGAGGCGGCCTGCCCGACGTGATGCAGTTCGACTACTCGTACCTGCGCCAGTATTCCGAGAACGGGCTGCTGCTCGACCTCGACCCGTACCTGGGCGACCTCATCGAGACCGAGCCGCTGAGCGACAACATCCTCTCGATCGGCGTGGTCGGCGGCACCACCTACGGCATCCCGACCTCGACCAACGCCTGGGGCATGTACACCAACCCCGTGCTGCTCGAGCAGGCCGGCGTCGACGAGTTCGCCGGCGGCTCGTGGGCGGACTACAACGACTGGATGGCCGAGGTGACGGATGCCTCGGGCGGCGCCGTCTACGGCGGCACCGACTGGACCGGTCGCATCCAGAACTTCGAGGTGCAGCTGCGCTCCGAAGGCTCCTACGTCTTCAGCGACGAGGGCGAGCCCGGGTTCGACGAGGCCCGCCTCGCCGAGTTCTGGGAGTCGGGTGCGGACATCCGGGACAGCGGCGCCGTCATCAGCCAGCAGGAGCTCGAGGAGATCTACCCGGTCTCGGGCTTCGACTCGGCGAAGACCGCGAGCGAGTTGACCTGGGACAACTTCGGTGCCGGCTACCTCGGCAACCTCGGCGAGGACTACACCGAGCTCGGCCTCATCGCTCCGCCGGTGACGGTCGAGGGTGCGCAGGACCTGTACCTGAAGCCCTCCATGCTGCACACGATCGCGGCGAACACCGAGCACCCCGAGGCATCCGCGACGCTGGTGAACTTCCTCATCAACTCGCCGCAGTCGGGTGAGATCTTCGGCACCAACCGCGGCCTCCCGGCCTCGACCACGGCCCTCGAGGCGGCGCAGCTCGACGACCTGAGCCAGCAGATCGCCGACTACGAGGCGTCCATCGCCGACCGCCTCGGCGACGCCCCGCCCGTGCCGATCGTCGGTTACGGCACCCTCGAGGAGAAGTTCCGCCAGATCGGCACCGAGCTCGGCTTCGGCACGCTCACCGTCGACGAGGCCGTGAGCCAGTTCTTCGCCGAGATGGACGTCGTCCTGAACCAGTAG
- a CDS encoding carbohydrate ABC transporter permease — protein sequence MPHSPGRRRARRREAFAGYGFLAPWLVGFFGLTIGPMIYSLYLSFTRYNLFQDPRWIGFDNYVRMFTEDPVYVQSVTITLVYVLVGTPIKLAAALGIAMLLNYRDRGAGFFRSSFYAPSLIGASVSVAIVWRAMFSTDGPVDNGLSFLGIDIGGWVGNVSLVVPMMILLAVWQFGAPMVIFLAGLKQVPRELYEAAEVDGAGPFRKFGSVTMPMLSPVIFFNLLLELIAAFQVFASAYIISNGSGGPAGMTNFYTLYLYKRGFADLQMGYASAMAWVLVIAVAIIAAILFRTSRGWVHYTGDNR from the coding sequence ATCCCGCATTCTCCGGGCCGCCGCAGGGCGCGGCGCCGCGAGGCGTTCGCCGGGTACGGGTTCCTCGCGCCGTGGCTGGTCGGCTTCTTCGGGCTGACCATCGGCCCGATGATCTACTCGCTGTACCTGTCGTTCACCCGGTACAACCTCTTCCAGGACCCGCGCTGGATCGGCTTCGACAACTACGTGCGCATGTTCACCGAGGACCCGGTGTACGTGCAGTCGGTGACGATCACGCTCGTCTACGTGCTCGTGGGCACCCCGATCAAGCTCGCTGCCGCGCTCGGCATCGCGATGCTGCTGAACTACCGCGATCGCGGCGCCGGGTTCTTCCGGTCGTCGTTCTACGCTCCGTCGCTGATCGGCGCGTCGGTGTCGGTCGCCATCGTGTGGCGCGCCATGTTCTCCACCGACGGTCCCGTCGACAACGGACTGAGCTTCCTCGGCATCGACATCGGCGGCTGGGTCGGCAACGTCTCGCTCGTCGTGCCGATGATGATCCTGCTCGCGGTCTGGCAGTTCGGTGCACCGATGGTGATCTTCCTCGCCGGCCTCAAGCAGGTGCCGCGCGAGCTCTACGAGGCGGCCGAGGTCGATGGCGCGGGCCCGTTCCGCAAGTTCGGGTCGGTGACGATGCCGATGCTCTCGCCGGTGATCTTCTTCAACCTGCTGCTCGAGCTGATCGCCGCGTTCCAGGTCTTCGCGTCGGCGTACATCATCTCGAACGGGTCGGGCGGCCCGGCCGGCATGACCAACTTCTACACTCTGTACCTCTACAAGCGCGGCTTCGCCGACCTCCAGATGGGCTACGCCTCGGCGATGGCCTGGGTGCTGGTGATCGCGGTGGCGATCATCGCCGCCATCCTGTTCCGCACCTCCAGGGGCTGGGTCCACTACACGGGAGACAACCGATGA
- a CDS encoding carbohydrate ABC transporter permease: MSTATDVPKVEFGEAATEPQPRRRIKRKTVNTLIWFVVLAILTIIVLYPMVWLFVSTFKPNAEFGQNQALLPENPTVDNYVKVLEGIAGVPLWRFFANSLFIAVMATIGTLLSSSMAAYAFARVNFRGVGIFFAAMIGTLLLPFHVVIIPQYILFNNLDMIDTYWPLILPRFLATEAFFVFLMVQFIRGIPRDMDEAARIDGAGHIRTFVSITIPLIRPALITSAIFSFIWTWNDFLAPLLYVSSPEKYPLPIALRLYNDQTSTSDYGATVAVSFLALIPILLFFLVFQRFLVSGVATQGLKG, from the coding sequence ATGAGCACCGCGACCGACGTCCCCAAGGTCGAGTTCGGCGAGGCCGCGACCGAGCCCCAGCCGCGCCGGCGCATCAAGCGCAAGACCGTCAACACCCTGATCTGGTTCGTCGTGCTGGCGATCCTGACGATCATCGTGCTCTACCCGATGGTGTGGCTGTTCGTCTCCACGTTCAAGCCGAACGCCGAGTTCGGGCAGAACCAGGCGCTGCTGCCCGAGAACCCGACCGTCGACAACTACGTCAAGGTGCTCGAGGGCATCGCCGGGGTGCCGCTCTGGCGGTTCTTCGCGAACAGCCTGTTCATCGCGGTCATGGCCACGATCGGCACGCTGCTGTCGTCGTCGATGGCCGCGTACGCGTTCGCCCGGGTGAACTTCCGCGGCGTCGGCATCTTCTTCGCGGCGATGATCGGCACGCTGCTGCTGCCGTTCCACGTCGTGATCATCCCGCAGTACATCCTGTTCAACAACCTCGACATGATCGACACGTACTGGCCGCTGATCCTGCCGAGGTTCCTCGCGACCGAGGCGTTCTTCGTCTTCCTCATGGTGCAGTTCATCCGCGGCATCCCGCGCGACATGGACGAAGCCGCGCGCATCGACGGGGCGGGGCACATCCGCACCTTCGTGTCGATCACGATCCCGCTGATCCGGCCCGCCCTGATCACCTCGGCGATCTTCTCGTTCATCTGGACCTGGAACGACTTCCTCGCGCCGCTGCTGTACGTGTCGAGCCCGGAGAAGTACCCGCTGCCGATCGCGCTGCGCCTGTACAACGACCAGACCTCGACCAGCGACTACGGCGCCACCGTCGCGGTCTCGTTCCTCGCGCTGATCCCGATCCTGCTGTTCTTCCTCGTGTTCCAGCGGTTCCTCGTCTCGGGCGTGGCCACCCAGGGGCTGAAGGGCTGA
- a CDS encoding beta-galactosidase, which produces MHYGGDYNPEQWPEEVWPDDVARMREAGVTMVSLGIFAWSRIQPAEGEFDFGWLDRVIDLLHEGGVAVDLATATASPPPWATTAYPEMLPELADGTVLGPGSRQQYAPSSPVYRRLASELVTAIAERYARHPAVVLWHVNNEYGCHVPADYSDNARDAFRRWLADRYGTVDALNTAWGTDFWSQRYTAFDQVLPPRAAPYSHNPGQLLDFQRFTSDMLLECYLMERAIIRGAGATQPITTNFMGPFKPADYSRWAEHVDVVTDDAYPDPNDPESFRDAAFQRDLVRSLKPGVPWLLMEQATNALNWRPANAPKAPGQMAALSMQCVGRGADGILFFQWRQSRAGAEKFHSAMLPHAGTGTRTWREVTALGAALAALPELPAGGRDARVALVFEWENWWAVEAPDHPSNRLDYLAVVRRWYRALHRRHMQVDIVPPERVDDRYDLAVAPLLYLLRDAGGAALTRFVEGGGHLLAGPFTDVVDANDRLRDGGYTTLLGDVLGLRVEDFGALVPVDDPGPGARTALVDATFGAFTGTLLAEELLVEEASVVARYADGRLRGAPVLTRNDAGAGSAWYIGTVPDEAGADLVAGHVLAAAGVEPVVPGLPSTVEAARRGELVTLVNFGDATVRIAVDGRELATGDEVAEVVLEPFGSALLTR; this is translated from the coding sequence ATGCACTACGGCGGCGACTACAACCCCGAGCAGTGGCCCGAGGAGGTCTGGCCCGACGACGTGGCCCGCATGCGCGAGGCCGGCGTCACCATGGTCAGCCTCGGCATCTTCGCGTGGTCGCGCATCCAGCCCGCCGAGGGCGAGTTCGACTTCGGCTGGCTCGATCGCGTGATCGACCTCCTCCACGAGGGCGGCGTCGCGGTCGACCTCGCGACGGCGACCGCGTCGCCTCCGCCGTGGGCCACGACCGCGTACCCCGAGATGCTCCCGGAACTCGCCGACGGCACCGTGCTCGGCCCCGGCAGCCGGCAGCAGTACGCACCCAGTTCGCCCGTCTACCGGCGGCTCGCGTCCGAGCTCGTCACCGCCATCGCCGAGCGCTATGCGCGGCATCCGGCCGTCGTGCTCTGGCACGTCAACAACGAGTACGGATGCCACGTGCCGGCCGACTACTCCGACAACGCGCGCGACGCGTTCCGGCGCTGGCTCGCCGACCGGTACGGCACCGTGGACGCGCTCAACACGGCGTGGGGCACCGACTTCTGGTCGCAGCGCTACACCGCGTTCGACCAGGTGCTGCCGCCGCGGGCGGCCCCGTACAGCCACAACCCGGGGCAGCTGCTCGACTTCCAGCGGTTCACGAGCGACATGCTGCTCGAGTGCTACCTGATGGAGCGCGCGATCATCCGCGGGGCCGGCGCGACCCAGCCCATCACCACGAACTTCATGGGGCCGTTCAAGCCCGCCGACTACTCGCGCTGGGCGGAGCACGTCGACGTGGTCACCGACGACGCCTACCCCGACCCGAACGACCCCGAGTCGTTCCGCGACGCCGCCTTCCAGCGCGACCTGGTCCGGTCGCTGAAGCCCGGGGTGCCGTGGCTGCTCATGGAGCAGGCCACGAACGCGCTGAACTGGCGGCCGGCGAACGCGCCGAAGGCGCCCGGCCAGATGGCCGCGCTCTCGATGCAGTGCGTGGGGCGCGGCGCCGACGGCATCCTCTTCTTCCAGTGGCGCCAGTCGCGCGCCGGTGCCGAGAAGTTCCACTCGGCGATGCTGCCCCACGCGGGCACGGGCACGCGCACCTGGCGCGAGGTCACCGCGCTCGGCGCCGCGCTCGCCGCCCTGCCCGAGCTGCCGGCGGGGGGACGCGACGCGCGCGTCGCGCTCGTCTTCGAATGGGAGAACTGGTGGGCCGTCGAGGCGCCCGACCACCCCTCGAACCGCCTCGACTACCTCGCCGTCGTGCGGCGCTGGTACCGGGCGCTGCACCGCCGGCACATGCAGGTCGACATCGTGCCGCCGGAGCGGGTGGACGACCGGTACGACCTGGCCGTCGCGCCGCTGCTGTACCTGCTGCGCGATGCGGGCGGGGCCGCCCTGACCCGGTTCGTCGAGGGGGGCGGGCACCTGCTCGCGGGCCCGTTCACCGACGTCGTCGACGCGAACGACCGGCTCCGCGACGGGGGCTACACGACCCTCCTCGGCGACGTGCTCGGCCTGCGGGTGGAGGACTTCGGTGCCCTGGTGCCCGTGGACGACCCCGGCCCGGGCGCGCGCACGGCACTGGTCGACGCGACGTTCGGGGCCTTCACCGGCACCCTGCTCGCGGAGGAGCTGCTGGTGGAGGAGGCATCCGTCGTCGCGCGCTACGCGGACGGCCGGCTGCGTGGTGCGCCGGTGCTCACCCGTAACGACGCCGGCGCGGGCTCCGCCTGGTACATCGGGACGGTGCCCGACGAGGCCGGTGCCGACCTGGTCGCCGGGCACGTGCTCGCGGCGGCGGGGGTCGAGCCCGTGGTGCCCGGCCTGCCGTCGACCGTCGAGGCCGCACGCCGGGGCGAGCTCGTGACGCTCGTCAACTTCGGCGACGCGACGGTGCGGATCGCGGTCGACGGCCGTGAGCTCGCCACCGGCGACGAGGTCGCCGAGGTGGTGCTGGAGCCATTCGGCTCCGCGCTGCTCACCCGGTGA
- a CDS encoding ThuA domain-containing protein, producing the protein MPTAVILSGHGRYDDPFHPFIDTSQALADLLVEEGLTVEIVHDTDARLAAGLDGVDLLVVHTGDPWRSLVDATLLPERERRTPAPEVLEAERANLAAAVERGIGLLGIHAAAASLRDLPQWRELLDGEWNSEVSFHPPLGVAELHVHRDAHPIVAGADDFSLVDERYTDLVLGEHVEPLVEHTYDGERHPLVWARETGRTRLVYDALGHDLRSYESPEHVALLRRAVAWLLEERA; encoded by the coding sequence ATGCCCACCGCGGTGATCCTGTCCGGGCACGGACGCTACGACGACCCGTTCCACCCGTTCATCGACACGTCGCAGGCGCTGGCCGACCTGCTGGTCGAGGAGGGCCTGACCGTCGAGATCGTGCACGACACGGATGCGCGGCTGGCCGCCGGCCTCGACGGCGTCGACCTGCTGGTGGTGCACACCGGCGACCCGTGGCGCTCGCTGGTCGACGCGACCCTGCTGCCCGAGCGCGAGCGACGCACCCCGGCGCCCGAGGTGCTCGAGGCGGAGCGGGCGAACCTGGCCGCGGCGGTCGAGCGCGGCATCGGGCTCCTCGGCATCCACGCGGCCGCGGCGTCGCTGCGCGACCTGCCGCAGTGGCGCGAGCTGCTCGACGGCGAGTGGAACTCCGAGGTCTCCTTCCACCCGCCGCTCGGCGTCGCCGAGCTGCACGTGCACCGCGACGCGCACCCGATCGTCGCGGGCGCCGACGACTTCTCCCTCGTGGACGAGCGCTACACCGACCTGGTGCTCGGCGAGCACGTGGAGCCGCTCGTCGAGCACACCTACGACGGCGAGCGGCATCCGCTCGTCTGGGCGCGCGAGACCGGGCGCACGCGCCTCGTCTACGACGCACTCGGCCACGACCTGCGCTCGTACGAGAGCCCCGAGCACGTCGCCCTGCTGCGCCGTGCCGTGGCGTGGCTGCTGGAGGAGCGCGCGTGA
- a CDS encoding glycerate kinase — MSRRIVLAPDSFKGTATAADAAAALADGWLRRAPGDEVLARPMADGGEGTIDALAAADPAAERVPVRVTGPDGRPVDTAWLRLTGPEGEQVGVVELASASGIMLLDPLRPLDAHTIGFGEAIAAALDAGVDRLLLALGGSSSTDGGLGALTALGARATDASGAPVAPGNRGLGDLARIDLDDLRPLPPGGAVILSDVTNPLLGPAGAAAVFGPQKGADPAAVARMDANLSRLDRVLRAARGGAGAPGADTPGAGAAGGTGYGLLAWGAVAVSGAAAVAEAVGLAAAVDRADLVVTGEGRFDGQSEAGKVPSEVRATALAAGVPVALVAGAITAETGEFAASVSLTDLAGSGSEAMAHPLAWLEEAGARLAAEALAG, encoded by the coding sequence GTGAGCCGTCGGATCGTGCTCGCGCCCGACTCGTTCAAGGGCACCGCGACGGCGGCCGACGCGGCCGCGGCCCTCGCGGACGGCTGGCTGCGCCGCGCGCCCGGCGACGAGGTGCTCGCGCGCCCCATGGCCGACGGCGGCGAGGGCACGATCGACGCGCTCGCCGCGGCCGACCCGGCCGCCGAGCGCGTGCCGGTGCGCGTCACCGGGCCCGACGGGCGCCCGGTCGACACGGCGTGGCTGCGCCTGACCGGGCCCGAGGGCGAGCAGGTCGGCGTCGTCGAGCTGGCGAGCGCCTCGGGCATCATGCTGCTCGATCCGCTGCGACCGCTCGACGCGCACACCATCGGGTTCGGCGAGGCGATCGCGGCCGCGCTCGATGCGGGCGTCGACCGGCTGCTGCTGGCACTGGGCGGCAGCTCGTCGACCGACGGCGGGCTCGGCGCGCTGACGGCGCTCGGGGCCCGGGCGACGGATGCCTCGGGCGCACCGGTCGCGCCCGGCAACCGCGGTCTCGGCGACCTCGCCCGCATCGACCTCGACGACCTCCGGCCGCTCCCGCCCGGAGGAGCGGTGATCCTCTCCGATGTCACCAACCCGCTGCTCGGACCGGCGGGCGCCGCCGCGGTGTTCGGCCCGCAGAAGGGCGCCGACCCCGCGGCGGTGGCGCGGATGGACGCGAACCTCTCGCGCCTCGATCGCGTGCTGCGCGCGGCGAGGGGCGGCGCGGGCGCGCCCGGCGCCGACACCCCGGGTGCCGGTGCGGCAGGCGGCACCGGGTACGGGCTGCTCGCCTGGGGCGCCGTGGCGGTGAGCGGCGCGGCGGCCGTGGCCGAGGCGGTCGGGCTCGCGGCGGCGGTCGACCGCGCCGACCTGGTGGTCACGGGGGAGGGACGCTTCGACGGCCAGTCGGAGGCGGGGAAGGTCCCGTCGGAGGTGCGTGCCACGGCGCTCGCCGCGGGCGTGCCGGTCGCGCTCGTCGCCGGCGCGATCACGGCCGAGACCGGCGAGTTCGCGGCATCCGTGTCGCTCACCGACCTGGCGGGCAGCGGTTCCGAGGCGATGGCGCACCCCCTCGCGTGGCTCGAGGAGGCCGGTGCGCGGCTCGCCGCGGAGGCGCTCGCCGGCTGA
- a CDS encoding multidrug effflux MFS transporter, with translation MTATSPIPIILPGDARTPHAGDALTRRQRLTYVFVLGALTALGPFTIDLYLPAFPALEGDLGVTAAAVQLTLTGTMVGFGFGQLVVGPWSDKIGRRLPLILTTVLHVLSCVGAALSPDIFWLGAFRLLMGFGAAAGAVVAMAMVRDLFGGKPLVRMLSRLALVSGLAPVIAPVLGSQLLLVTDWRGIFWVLAGYGAAVLVAVLVLLVETLPRERRHQAGHSTIGQRYRALFTDRIFIGVALIGGMNFTALFSYLSASSFVFQDVYGFDAQQYGLLFAANSIGVVAGVQTSSRLMSKLDVGPQWILATTTIVQLSMAIAIVVLDQAGTGLWGVIIPLWFFIAACGFNFPAVQVLALAHHGSEAGTAASLLGALNFGLAGLISPLIGLLGVASSTPMGAVMGIAIAVGILTLWVVVRPRTVPPLSD, from the coding sequence GTGACCGCGACCAGCCCCATCCCGATCATCCTCCCGGGCGACGCCCGGACCCCGCACGCCGGTGACGCGCTGACGCGTCGCCAGCGGCTGACCTACGTGTTCGTGCTCGGCGCGCTGACCGCGCTCGGCCCGTTCACGATCGACCTCTACCTGCCCGCGTTCCCCGCGCTCGAGGGCGACCTCGGGGTCACCGCGGCGGCGGTGCAGCTGACGCTCACCGGCACGATGGTCGGATTCGGGTTCGGCCAGCTCGTGGTCGGTCCGTGGAGCGACAAGATCGGCCGACGGCTCCCGCTCATCCTCACCACCGTGCTCCACGTGCTCTCCTGCGTCGGCGCCGCGCTGTCGCCCGACATCTTCTGGCTCGGCGCGTTCCGCCTGCTGATGGGCTTCGGCGCGGCCGCCGGCGCGGTGGTCGCGATGGCCATGGTGCGCGACCTGTTCGGCGGCAAGCCGCTCGTGCGCATGCTGTCGCGCCTCGCTCTCGTGTCGGGCCTTGCCCCCGTGATCGCGCCCGTGCTCGGGTCGCAGCTGCTGCTGGTGACCGACTGGCGCGGCATCTTCTGGGTGCTGGCCGGCTACGGCGCCGCGGTGCTCGTCGCGGTGCTGGTGCTGCTGGTCGAGACCCTGCCGCGCGAGCGTCGCCACCAGGCCGGGCACTCGACCATCGGCCAGCGCTATCGCGCGCTCTTCACCGACCGCATCTTCATCGGCGTCGCACTGATCGGCGGCATGAACTTCACCGCCCTGTTCTCGTACCTGTCGGCGTCGTCGTTCGTCTTCCAGGACGTCTACGGCTTCGACGCCCAGCAGTACGGCCTGCTCTTCGCCGCCAACTCGATCGGCGTGGTCGCGGGCGTGCAGACCTCCTCGCGCCTCATGTCGAAGCTCGACGTGGGGCCGCAGTGGATCCTCGCGACGACCACGATCGTGCAGCTCTCCATGGCGATCGCGATCGTCGTGCTCGACCAGGCGGGCACGGGGCTCTGGGGCGTGATCATCCCGCTCTGGTTCTTCATCGCGGCCTGCGGCTTCAACTTCCCGGCCGTGCAGGTGCTGGCGCTCGCCCACCACGGCTCCGAGGCGGGCACCGCCGCGTCGCTCCTCGGCGCGCTGAACTTCGGGCTCGCCGGCCTCATCTCGCCGCTGATCGGCCTGCTGGGCGTCGCCTCGTCGACCCCGATGGGCGCCGTCATGGGCATCGCGATCGCCGTGGGCATCCTCACCCTCTGGGTCGTGGTGCGCCCGCGCACCGTCCCGCCGCTCTCCGACTGA
- a CDS encoding phosphatase PAP2 family protein, translated as MGGGAGQHDDDGRADAPGRDGRADATGTTEAVADARVRRRRIPLLSGIAAVLLAAGLGLLIAARFDGLPVEVDEEWAEEILEIRGPAGIWLATVMDRLGGGLIGVFVVPIVTIVVLLLLRRPWGAGYYLAATIASAGLVQLLKQLYGRARPEDMLVTSDFGSFPSGHVANATTIAVTLGVIVPRVWVWATGSAYVVLMLVSRTYLGVHWLTDTIGGVLVGAGVALILWAPFARPLERERLAWRPPWRHEPAAAG; from the coding sequence ATGGGCGGGGGAGCAGGTCAGCACGACGACGACGGGCGAGCGGATGCCCCGGGCCGTGACGGGCGAGCGGATGCCACGGGCACGACCGAGGCGGTGGCCGACGCGCGCGTGCGGCGCCGTCGCATCCCGCTGCTGAGCGGCATCGCCGCGGTGCTGCTCGCCGCGGGCCTGGGCCTGCTGATCGCGGCCCGCTTCGACGGCCTCCCGGTCGAGGTCGACGAGGAGTGGGCCGAGGAGATCCTCGAGATCCGTGGGCCCGCCGGCATCTGGCTCGCGACGGTGATGGATCGCCTCGGCGGCGGGCTGATCGGCGTGTTCGTGGTGCCGATCGTCACGATCGTGGTGCTGCTCCTGCTGCGCCGCCCGTGGGGCGCGGGCTACTACCTCGCGGCGACGATCGCGAGCGCAGGGCTCGTCCAGCTGCTGAAGCAGCTGTACGGGCGCGCCCGCCCGGAGGACATGCTCGTCACGAGCGACTTCGGGTCCTTCCCCTCGGGGCACGTGGCGAACGCCACCACGATCGCGGTGACGCTCGGCGTCATCGTGCCGCGCGTCTGGGTGTGGGCCACGGGTTCGGCCTACGTGGTGCTGATGCTGGTGAGCCGCACCTACCTGGGGGTCCACTGGCTGACCGACACCATCGGCGGCGTGCTCGTCGGTGCGGGGGTCGCGCTCATCCTCTGGGCGCCGTTCGCCCGGCCACTCGAGCGGGAGCGACTGGCGTGGCGACCGCCGTGGCGACATGAGCCGGCCGCTGCCGGCTGA